The Alphaproteobacteria bacterium genomic interval TAGACGTTTGAATTTGATGGATCGTCGTATTTTTCATTTGTCTTCTAACATCCATAGCCAGGTCATTCACAACCTCGTCGGTCATGGCATTCAAATTGAATATATCAAATACATACAGCCCACCTGCTTTTAAGTGGCGTGAATATTCTTCATCGCCGTATCAAAGCCTTCTTTCGTGAGATGGCCTACGGCATTATGGATGGTTATCACCGCATCAAACTGTCCAACCTGGATGGTACGCATATCGCCATCAATAAACTTACTATCAATGTTTTCCCTACTGGTTTTTTCACTAGCGGTCTCTAAAAGCGCAGGACTGAAATCTGCACCCGTTACGTTAAATCCGTGTTTAGCAAGCCACAATACCTGCGAGCCGGTTCCGCAGGTAAGATCTAATACGGTCTCCACTTTGTGTTGTCTCAGCAATGTTTCAATCACTTTATTTTTAGCATCATCATTGTCGGAGCCCATCTTATCGAAATAATGATGCAGTTGGTTATAATCAAGGAGTAGGCCAAATTCATTGTTATCCATTACTCCTGAAAATTCCACCAACCCTTGTTTCGTATGCGTCCAAACTTTCTAGTCTAACATTTTCAAACCCTAAAGTATAAAGTATCACGTTATACTTTGCACTTTCTAACTCGGTTTGTTGGATCCCTGC includes:
- a CDS encoding class I SAM-dependent methyltransferase, whose translation is MDNNEFGLLLDYNQLHHYFDKMGSDNDDAKNKVIETLLRQHKVETVLDLTCGTGSQVLWLAKHGFNVTGADFSPALLETASEKTSRENIDSKFIDGDMRTIQVGQFDAVITIHNAVGHLTKEGFDTAMKNIHAT